A genomic stretch from Setaria italica strain Yugu1 chromosome VII, Setaria_italica_v2.0, whole genome shotgun sequence includes:
- the LOC101777224 gene encoding uncharacterized protein LOC101777224 yields MAMECIPVEEPAAGPAVPLVRLNHVSFQCASVEESVGFYQRVLGFELVKRPASLDFGGAWLHKYGMGIHLLQRGSDSNAPAAARPPAINPKGNHISFQCTDMGLMKARLADMELEFVAAWVRDGETVVEQLFFHDPDGNVIEICDCEKLPVVPLAGAGAGVPSLLLPVHDG; encoded by the exons ATGGCCATGGAGTGCATCCCTGTTGAGGAGCCTGCAGCAGGCCCTGCCGTCCCTCTCGTCCGCCTGAACCACGTCTCGTTCCAGTGCGCCTCCGTCGAGGAGTCCGTCGGCTTCTACCAGCGCGTGCTCGGCTTCGAGCTCGTCAAACGCCCGGCGTCCCTCGACTTCGGAGGAGCATG GCTGCACAAGTATGGCATGGGGATACACCTGCTGCAACGTGGCTCGGATTCCaacgcaccggcggcggcgaggccgccggcgatcAACCCCAAGGGCAACCACATCTCCTTTCAG TGCACGGACATGGGGCTCATGAAGGCGAGGCTGGCGGACATGGAGCTGGAGTTCGTCGCGGCGTGGGTGCGGGACGGGGAGACGGTGGTGGAGCAGCTCTTCTTCCACGACCCCGACGGCAACGTCATCGAGATCTGCGACTGCGAGAAGCTCCCCGTGGTACCCCTCGCCGGTGCAGGCGCCGGCGTTCCCAGTCTGCTGCTGCCGGTGCATGATGGCTAG
- the LOC101776550 gene encoding LOW QUALITY PROTEIN: kinesin-like protein KIN-7F (The sequence of the model RefSeq protein was modified relative to this genomic sequence to represent the inferred CDS: deleted 3 bases in 2 codons), with translation MGAIGGDAPVQWDKVDGAEVANGGGGGGAGRLEKILVSVRLRPLSDKEIARGDPAEWECINDTTIISRSTFPDRPTAPTAYSFDRVFRTDCNTKEVYNEGAKAVALSVVSGINSSVFAYGQTSSGKTYTMNGITEYTAADIYDYIAKHEERAFVLKFSAIEIYNEVVRDLLSAESTSLRLWDDAEKGTYVENLTEVVLRDSDHLKELISVCEAQRRTGETYLNENSSRSHQILKLTIESSAREFLGKDKSTTLVASVNFVDLAGSERASQALSAGTRLKEGCHINRSLLTLGTVIRKLSKVRNGHIPYRDSKLTRILAFSGRQCKNSNYLYNEPSPKPYGQSRNTLLFASCAKEVVTNAQVNVVMSDKALVKQLQKELARLESELRCPASYSGLEALVKEKDSQIRKMEKEIKELKSQRDLAQSRLQDLLQVVGDNHGSKHPVASGRNFTFDVPQPCEDEQSTTSEVVSSGQNFRFQGRHIAQRDYRPQQSENNAQFATSLSYSVCSPPFSGMPPTNGRDDNSQISNEDSEDLCKEVRCIETNETEENECLESLAVGSNSLQDSNVGSSMHGNNDPNPSVYSRQNDVSPITLEQHLENVKKPFANLVMDLGSSTRNSSSSRVIGRSRSCRSLMGSTLFEDLEKEDCTPPSRSFMDHPGRPEGCQRRVSALNYDAESETLSRAGSMLSEITTARDGLKPNGSVAGDTEFAGIGEFVAELKEMAQVQYQKQRGDQAENGELAEGTIRSVGLDPIMDALQSPSRWPLEFEKKQQEIIDLWHGCNVSLVHRTYFFLLFKGDPADAIYMEVELRRLSFLKDTYSNGSMGRNVVAGSLNTSLVSSAKKLQREREMLCRQMQKRLTIQERESMYTKWGISLSSKRRRLQVARRLWTETKDLEHVRESASLVARLIGLLEPGKALREMFGLSFAPQQFTRRSHNSWRYGRSLD, from the exons atgggggCGATTGGAGGCGACGCGCCGGTGCAGTGGGACAAGGTTGATGGGGCCGAGGTGGCCaatggaggcggcggaggcggtgcggGGAGGCTGGAGAAGATACTGGTCTCGGTGAGGCTGAGGCCGCTCAGCGACAAGGAGATTGCAAGGGGGGACCCGGCCGAGTGGGAGTGCATCAACGACACTACCATCATCTCCCGGAGCACATTCCCAGACCGGCCTACTGCTCCGACTGCATATTCATTTG ACAGGGTATTCCGTACTGACTGCAATACCAAAGAGGTATACAATGAAGGGGCCAAGGCAGTTGCCCTCTCTGTAGTTAGTGGCATTAACT CAAGTGTTTTTGCATATGGTCAAACGAGTAGTGGAAAGACATACACCATGAATGGAATAACGGAATATACAGCAGCAGATATCTATGATTACATTGCCAAG CATGAGGAGAGAGCATTTGTATTGAAATTTTCAGCAATTGAAATATATAATGAAGTTGTAAGGGATCTTCTTAGTGCAGAAAGCACATCTCTTAGGCTTTGGGATGATGCGGAG AAGGGAACATATGTAGAAAACCTTACTGAGGTTGTCTTGAGGGACTCGGACCACCTTAAAGAACTTATTTCTGTGTGTGAAG CTCAAAGGAGAACTGGAGAGACGTACTTAAACGAAAACAGCTCCAGATCACATCAAATACTTAAGCTG ACTATTGAAAGTTCTGCTCGTGAGTTCTTGGGTAAGGACAAGTCAACTACACTTGTCGCTAGTGTG AACTTTGTTGATTTGGCTGGAAGTGAACGTGCATCTCAGGCATTATCAGCTGGTACTAGGCTGAAGGAAGGTTGCCATATTAATAGAAGTCTACTTACCCTTGGAACTGTCATACGGAAACTAAG CAAGGTAAGAAATGGGCATATACCATACCGAGATTCAAAGCTCACACGCATATTA GCCTTCTCTGGGAGGCAATGCAAGAACAGCAATTATTTGTACAATGAGCCCAGCCCGAAGCCATATGGA CAGTCAAGAAATACTCTGTTGTTTGCAAGCTGTGCAAAGGAAGTGGTCACAAATGCCCAGGTCAACGTGGTTATGTCTGATAAAGCGCTAGTTAAGCAATTGCAAAAAGAACTTGCGAGGTTGGAGAGTGAATTGCGATGCCCAGCTTCATATTCCGGTCTTGAAGCATTGGTGAAGGAAAAAGATAGCCAAATCCGGAAG ATGGAGAAAGAAATTAAGGAATTGAAGTCACAACGTGATCTCGCTCAATCTAGACTGCAAGATTTGCTCCAGGTTGTTGGAGATAACCATGGTTCGAAGCACCCCGTG GCTTCTGGAAGAAACTTTACTTTTGATGTTCCTCAGCCATGTGAGGATGAGCAATCAACAACATCAGAAGTTGTCAGCAGTGGCCAAAATTTTAGATTTCAAGGACGCCATATAGCACAAAGAGATTATAGGCCACAGCAATCTGAAAATAATGCACAGTTTGCTACCTCTCTTAGCTATTCAGTGTGCAGTCCTCCATTCAGTGGGATGCCCCCAACTAATGGCAGAGATGATAACTCTCAAATATCTAATGAAGATTCAGAGGATCTTTGCAAAGAAGTAAGGTGTATAGAGACAAATGAAACAGAAGAAAATGAATGTTTAGAGTCATTGGCTGTGGGAAGCAATAGTCTGCAAGATTCGAATGTGGGTTCTAGTATGCATGGGAACAATGATCCAAATCCATCTGTGTATTCTAGACAGAATGATGTATCTCCTATTACCCTTGAACAACATCTGGAGAATGTCAAAAAACCATTTGCCAATCTTGTCATGGATCTGGGATCCTCTACACGTAACTCGTCAAGCTCAAGAGTAATTGGCAGAAGCAGGAGCTGTAGGTCTTTGATGGGTTCTACTCTTTTCGAAGACTTGGAGAAGGAAGATTGCACCCCTCCAAGCAGAAGTTTCATGGACCACCCAGGGAGACCTGAAGGGTGTCAAAGAAGGGTATCTGCACTGAACTATGATGCAGAAAGTGAAACTTTATCAAGGGCAGGGTCAATGCTTTCTGAAATTACCACTGCGAGGGATGGACTCAAGCCAAACGGCTCTGTTGCTGGTGACACGGAATTTGCTGGCATAGGTGAATTTGTTGCGGAGCTAAAAGAAATGGCCCAGGTTCAGTATCAAAAGCAACGTGGTGATCAG GCTGAGAATGGAGAATTAGCAGAAGGGACGATAAGGAGCGTGGGACTGGATCCGATCATGGATGCCTTGCAATCACCTTCGCGTTGGCCATTGGAATTCGAGAAGAAACAGCAAGAGATCATTGACCTGTGGCATGGATGCAACGTTTCCTTGGTCCACAGGACttacttcttcttgctgtttAAAGGGGACCCAGCCGACGCCATCTACATGGAAGTAGAGCTTAGGAGGCTATCATTCCTCAAAGATACCTACTCCAATGGAAGCATGGGACGAAATGTGGTGGCAGGCAGCCTGAACACTTCCCTGGTTTCAAG TGCAAAGAAGCTGCAACGGGAGAGGGAGATGCTCTGCCGTCAGATGCAGAAGCGGCTGACGATCCAGGAACGGGAGAGCATGTACACCAAGTGGGGAATCTCGCTGTCCTCCAAGAGGAGACGACTGCAGGTGGCTCGGCGCCTCTGGACCGAGACCAAGGACCTGGAGCATGTGAGGGAGAGTGCGTCCCTCGTCGCCAGACTGATCGGGCTCCTGGAGCCGGGGAAGGCCCTGAGGGAGATGTTTGGACTCAGCTTCGCGCCGCAGCAGTTCACCCGGAGATCGCACAATAGCTGGCGATATGGCCGTTCTCTCGACTGA
- the LOC101778071 gene encoding NAD(P)H-quinone oxidoreductase subunit M, chloroplastic, with translation MATTAFLSPAKLAPQAQGRRFAGAKTAGRVRFPPARAQPEQQVKEVEAEAAGVPPAQGSDEPAKARKGDAQSLPRQPLAESKNMSREYGGQWLSSTTRHVRIYAAYIDPETNAFDQTQMDKLTLMLDPQDEFAWTDETCQMVFNEFQDLVDHYEGAELSEYTLRLIGSDLEHYIRKLLYDGLLKYNMRSRVLNFSMGKPRIKFNSSQIPEAK, from the exons ATGGCGACCACGGCGTTCCTGTCCCCTGCCAAGCTAGCCCCGCAAGCGCAAGGGCGCCGGTTCGCGGGCGCCAAGACGGCGGGGCGCGTCAGGTTCCCTCCGGCGCGCGCCCAGCCGGAGCAACAGGTGAAGGAGgtcgaggccgaggcggcgggcgtgcCGCCggcgcaggggtcggacgagccGGCGAAGGCGCGGAAGGGGGACGCGCAATCGCTGCCGCGGCAGCCGCTGGCGGAGAGCAAGAACATGAGCCGGGAGTACGGCGGGCAGTGGCTGAGCAGCACGACGCGGCACGTCCGCATCTACGCGGCCTACATCGACCCGGAGACCAACGCGTTCGACCAGACGCAGATGGACAAGCTCACGCTCATGCTCGACCCCCAGGACGAGTTCGCCTGGACCGACGAGACCTGCCAGATGGTCTTCAACGAGTTCCAGGACCTCGTCGATCACTACGAG GGGGCCGAGCTGTCAGAGTACACGCTTCGGCTGATTGGGTCTGACCTTGAGCACTACATCCGCAAGCTGCTGTACGACGGGTTGCTCAAGTACAACATGAGGTCCAGAGTCCTCAACTTCAGCATGGGCAAGCCTCGGATCAAGTTCAACAGCAGCCAGATCCCCGAAGCAAAATAG